A genome region from Thermomonospora amylolytica includes the following:
- the uraH gene encoding hydroxyisourate hydrolase, translating to MSLSTHVLDTRLGRPAAKVPVRLDRYDGRTWQPLAEAVTDDDGRLGGLPGGRAALSAGIHRLRFGTGPYFAGQGVETFYPEVTVIFEITDPDEHHHVPLLVSPFGYSTYRGS from the coding sequence GTGAGCCTGAGCACCCACGTTCTGGACACCCGCCTCGGCCGGCCCGCGGCCAAGGTACCGGTCCGGTTGGACCGTTACGACGGACGGACCTGGCAGCCGCTGGCGGAGGCGGTCACCGACGACGACGGCCGGCTCGGCGGGCTGCCCGGCGGCAGGGCCGCGCTGTCCGCCGGCATCCACCGGCTGCGGTTCGGCACCGGCCCGTACTTCGCCGGCCAGGGGGTGGAGACGTTCTACCCCGAGGTGACGGTGATCTTCGAGATCACCGACCCCGACGAGCACCACCACGTGCCGCTGCTGGTCAGCCCGTTCGGGTACTCGACCTATCGAGGGAGCTAG
- the ald gene encoding alanine dehydrogenase yields the protein MKVGIPREIKNHEYRVAITPAGVHELTRHHHDVLIERGAGLGSSIPDAEYAAAGAKIVDSADEVWGEAELVLKVKEPVAEEYHRMQAGQTLFTYLHLAASQPCTKALLDAGVTGIAYETVQLPDRSLPLLAPMSEVAGRLAPQVGAVNLMRSAGGRGVLPGGVPGVAPARVLIIGAGVAGLNAAQIAVGMGADVTVLDIDMERLRHVDAIYQGRLRTLVSNAYTIEQQAVAADLVIGAVLIPGAKAPKLVSNDLVAHMKPGSVLVDIAIDQGGCFEDSRPTTHDDPTFRVHESVFYCVANMPGSVPNTSTYALTNATLPYAVAIANKGWRQALRDDPALARGLNTHDGAVTYAEVAEAHGLDHVDTAKVLA from the coding sequence GTGAAGGTCGGAATCCCGCGGGAGATCAAGAATCACGAGTACCGGGTGGCGATCACCCCCGCGGGAGTGCACGAACTGACCCGCCACCACCATGACGTGCTGATCGAGCGCGGCGCGGGGCTGGGCTCGTCGATCCCCGACGCCGAGTACGCCGCCGCGGGCGCCAAGATCGTCGACTCGGCCGACGAGGTGTGGGGCGAGGCGGAGCTGGTGCTGAAGGTCAAGGAGCCGGTCGCCGAGGAGTACCACCGGATGCAGGCCGGCCAGACCCTGTTCACCTATCTGCACCTGGCCGCCTCGCAGCCCTGCACCAAGGCGCTGCTGGACGCCGGGGTGACCGGCATCGCCTACGAGACCGTGCAGCTCCCGGACCGGTCGCTGCCGCTGCTGGCGCCCATGTCGGAGGTGGCCGGGCGGCTGGCCCCGCAGGTCGGCGCGGTCAACCTGATGCGCTCGGCCGGCGGGCGCGGGGTGCTGCCGGGCGGCGTCCCCGGGGTCGCGCCCGCCCGGGTGCTGATCATCGGCGCCGGGGTGGCCGGGCTGAACGCCGCGCAGATCGCGGTGGGCATGGGCGCCGACGTGACGGTGCTGGACATCGACATGGAACGGCTGCGCCACGTGGACGCGATCTACCAGGGCCGGCTGCGGACCCTGGTGTCCAACGCGTACACCATCGAGCAGCAGGCCGTCGCCGCGGACCTGGTGATCGGGGCGGTGCTGATCCCCGGCGCCAAGGCGCCCAAGCTGGTGTCCAACGACCTGGTGGCGCACATGAAGCCGGGCTCGGTGCTGGTGGACATCGCCATCGACCAGGGCGGCTGCTTCGAGGACTCGCGGCCCACCACGCACGACGACCCGACGTTCCGGGTGCACGAGTCGGTGTTCTACTGCGTGGCCAACATGCCGGGGTCGGTTCCCAACACCTCCACGTACGCCCTGACGAACGCGACGCTGCCGTACGCGGTGGCGATCGCGAACAAGGGCTGGCGGCAGGCGCTCCGCGACGACCCCGCCCTGGCGCGCGGCCTGAACACCCACGACGGGGCGGTCACCTACGCCGAGGTCGCCGAGGCCCACGGCCTCGACCACGTCGACACCGCCAAGGTCCTCGCCTGA
- the allB gene encoding allantoinase AllB → MTHDLVVRSRRTVTPEGERPLAVCVRDGRIAELRPYDAPAEAARETDLGEVALLPGLVDTHVHVNEPGRTEWEGFRTATRAAAAGGVTTLIDMPLNSVPPTVGVAELEVKRTAARGRVHVDVGFWGGAVPGNVPALRPLHEAGVYGFKCFTSPSGVDEFPALAWDEVRAAMTEIASFDGLLIVHAEDPDALAEPAGGAFADFLASRPPEAELGAIGRLVDLAARTGCRLHIVHLSAADALPLLAEARRSGVRVTAETCPHYLTLTAEEVPEGATEFKCCPPIRTAANRERLWEGLAAGVISTVVSDHSPCVPELKRGDFATAWGGISSVQLGLPAVWTAARARGHSLADVAGWMAAGPADLVGLPGKGRIAVGHDADLVAFAADERQVVDPAALHHRHRLTPYAGRELTGVVRATWLRGEQVSPAGEGVRGRLLAARP, encoded by the coding sequence ATGACGCACGATCTGGTGGTGCGCTCCCGCCGCACCGTGACGCCCGAGGGGGAACGCCCCCTCGCCGTCTGCGTGCGGGACGGGCGGATCGCGGAGCTGCGGCCCTACGACGCCCCCGCCGAGGCCGCCCGCGAGACGGACCTGGGCGAGGTGGCGCTGCTGCCGGGCCTGGTCGACACCCACGTGCACGTCAACGAGCCCGGCCGGACCGAGTGGGAGGGCTTCCGGACCGCGACGCGGGCGGCCGCGGCCGGCGGCGTCACCACCCTGATCGACATGCCGCTGAACTCGGTCCCCCCGACCGTGGGGGTCGCCGAGCTGGAGGTCAAGCGGACGGCGGCGCGCGGGCGGGTGCACGTGGACGTGGGGTTCTGGGGCGGGGCGGTGCCCGGGAACGTTCCGGCGCTGCGCCCGCTGCACGAGGCCGGGGTGTACGGGTTCAAGTGCTTCACCTCGCCGTCCGGGGTGGACGAGTTCCCCGCCCTGGCGTGGGACGAGGTGCGGGCGGCGATGACCGAGATCGCCTCGTTCGACGGGCTGCTGATCGTGCACGCCGAGGACCCGGACGCGCTGGCCGAGCCCGCGGGCGGGGCGTTCGCCGACTTCCTGGCCTCCCGCCCGCCGGAGGCGGAGCTGGGCGCGATCGGCAGGCTGGTGGACCTGGCCGCGCGCACCGGCTGCCGGCTGCACATCGTGCACCTGTCGGCGGCCGACGCGCTGCCGCTGCTGGCCGAGGCGCGGCGGTCGGGGGTGCGGGTGACCGCCGAGACCTGCCCGCACTACCTGACGCTGACCGCCGAGGAGGTCCCGGAGGGCGCGACGGAGTTCAAGTGCTGCCCGCCGATCCGCACCGCCGCCAACCGCGAACGGCTGTGGGAGGGGCTGGCGGCGGGGGTGATCTCCACCGTCGTGTCCGACCACTCCCCCTGCGTTCCCGAGCTCAAGCGCGGCGACTTCGCCACCGCGTGGGGCGGCATCTCCTCGGTGCAGCTCGGCCTGCCCGCGGTGTGGACCGCGGCGCGGGCCCGCGGCCACTCGCTGGCCGACGTGGCGGGCTGGATGGCCGCCGGCCCGGCCGACCTGGTGGGCCTGCCGGGCAAGGGCCGGATCGCGGTGGGCCACGACGCCGACCTGGTGGCGTTCGCCGCCGACGAGCGGCAGGTGGTCGACCCGGCTGCGCTGCACCACCGGCACCGGCTGACCCCGTACGCGGGCCGCGAGCTGACCGGCGTGGTGCGGGCGACCTGGCTGCGCGGCGAGCAGGTGAGCCCGGCCGGTGAGGGGGTACGTGGCCGGTTGCTGGCGGCACGCCCCTGA
- a CDS encoding glycerate kinase, whose protein sequence is MLVAPDRFKGSLSAPEVARRLAAGLRRARPGVPIVEFPLADGGDGTAAAAIAAGWRRVEVKVAGPTGQPVTAALAVRGGTAVVELAEASGLRQLPGGRPRPLSATSLGAGQMVAHALRMGARRIVLGLGDSACTDGGAGLVQGLGGRLLDALGRELPPGGAALRGLHALDLRNMPDLSRVEVVVATDADSPLLGRGGAALAHGPRKGAGRAEVRALDAGLRRWADLAEAACRRTVRDLPGAGAAGGVGFAALAFLGARVRPGGAYLMELLGFADKARGARLAITGEGALDVQTLRGKPPIGAARTASRAGAPVIAVVGRRGLTGEQLRRARIQAVYALTDIEPDVERCMRRAGPLLEQLTVAIADEWLPQVRTGRPGIRRGER, encoded by the coding sequence GTGCTGGTGGCTCCGGACAGGTTCAAGGGGTCGCTCAGCGCGCCCGAGGTCGCCCGGCGGCTGGCGGCGGGGCTGCGGCGGGCCCGGCCCGGCGTGCCGATCGTGGAGTTCCCGCTGGCCGACGGCGGGGACGGCACCGCGGCGGCGGCGATCGCGGCGGGCTGGCGGCGGGTGGAGGTCAAGGTGGCCGGTCCCACCGGGCAGCCGGTGACCGCGGCACTGGCGGTCCGCGGCGGCACCGCGGTGGTGGAACTGGCCGAGGCGTCCGGGCTGCGGCAGCTCCCCGGCGGCCGGCCGCGGCCGCTGTCGGCGACCAGCCTGGGCGCCGGGCAGATGGTGGCGCACGCGCTGCGGATGGGCGCCCGGCGGATCGTGCTGGGGCTGGGCGACAGCGCCTGCACCGACGGCGGGGCCGGGCTGGTGCAGGGGCTGGGCGGGCGGCTGCTGGACGCGCTGGGCCGGGAACTGCCGCCGGGCGGGGCGGCGTTGCGCGGCCTGCACGCCCTGGACCTGCGGAACATGCCGGACCTGAGCCGGGTGGAGGTGGTCGTCGCCACCGACGCCGACTCCCCGCTGCTGGGCCGGGGCGGCGCGGCGCTGGCGCACGGACCGCGCAAGGGCGCCGGGCGGGCCGAGGTCCGGGCGCTGGACGCGGGCCTGCGGCGGTGGGCCGACCTGGCCGAGGCCGCCTGCCGCCGGACGGTCCGCGACCTGCCGGGGGCCGGGGCGGCGGGCGGGGTGGGGTTCGCGGCGCTGGCGTTCCTGGGCGCGCGGGTCCGGCCCGGCGGCGCGTACCTGATGGAACTGCTGGGGTTCGCCGACAAGGCCCGGGGGGCGCGGCTGGCGATCACCGGCGAGGGGGCGCTGGACGTGCAGACGCTGCGCGGCAAGCCGCCGATCGGGGCGGCGCGGACGGCCTCCCGGGCGGGCGCCCCGGTGATCGCGGTGGTGGGACGCCGCGGGCTGACCGGCGAGCAGCTCCGCCGCGCCCGGATCCAGGCGGTGTACGCGCTCACCGACATCGAGCCGGACGTGGAACGCTGCATGCGGCGGGCGGGCCCGCTGCTGGAGCAGCTCACCGTGGCGATCGCCGACGAGTGGCTGCCCCAGGTGCGGACCGGTCGACCGGGAATCCGGCGAGGTGAGCGATGA
- the uraD gene encoding 2-oxo-4-hydroxy-4-carboxy-5-ureidoimidazoline decarboxylase → MSRGPRGVGRLNALPPHDAERELLSCCGSRTWARAVADGRPYPDAAALKAACDAAFTRLTWEDVEEALSRHPRIGDRPAGADRESAWSRGEQSGVAGADREVTRRLHEGNLEYEKRFGHVFLICATGLDAGRMLEALTERLGNDTATERRIVREELAKIARLRLDKLLEHP, encoded by the coding sequence ATGAGCCGGGGTCCGCGAGGGGTGGGGCGGCTGAACGCCCTGCCGCCCCACGACGCCGAGCGCGAGCTGTTGTCCTGCTGCGGGTCCCGGACGTGGGCGCGGGCGGTGGCGGACGGACGCCCCTATCCGGACGCCGCCGCGCTGAAGGCCGCCTGTGACGCCGCATTCACCCGGCTGACCTGGGAAGACGTCGAGGAGGCGCTGAGCCGCCACCCGCGCATCGGCGACCGGCCCGCGGGGGCGGACCGGGAGTCCGCCTGGTCGCGCGGCGAGCAGTCGGGGGTGGCCGGCGCCGACCGGGAGGTGACGCGCCGGCTGCACGAGGGCAACCTGGAGTACGAGAAACGCTTCGGTCACGTGTTCTTGATCTGCGCCACGGGGCTGGACGCGGGGCGGATGCTGGAGGCGCTGACCGAACGGCTCGGCAACGACACCGCGACCGAACGACGCATCGTCCGCGAGGAGCTGGCGAAGATCGCCCGTCTGCGTCTGGACAAGCTGCTGGAGCACCCGTGA
- a CDS encoding helix-turn-helix domain-containing protein: MAGQETLGQRIRALRIRQGVSQAQLAFPELSDSYISLIESDKRVPAPSVIELLAAKLNCSATYLVSGVSEEVVDDLRVTLDYAEIALQNGAAAEARARFADVLANTDAVALPELLAQARWGHALALEAAGELEDAIEELRRLTQETSAEADLEQWARVHVALSRCLRERGDISAGVEVAEEALRRLLASGAESTDGAVHLGASLLAAYIERGDLVRARQLAEQLIERAERIGSPKARMAAYWEAAYVAEVRGDYEEGMALAERALPLLGALDDTRSLSRLRIVYAGLLLRARPEQAERARELLLRTREEINSSAAGEIDVALCLIELARAETALGRPAEAVTLAHEALDLLGDAPRRASAMALTVLGEAYVRLGRTGDAVEVLTRAATHMEEMESSREAAQAWFDLAELLGETGAADGPRLGAYRRALACAGL, from the coding sequence GTGGCCGGTCAGGAGACTCTCGGGCAGCGCATCCGCGCGCTGCGCATCCGTCAGGGCGTCAGCCAGGCGCAGCTCGCCTTCCCCGAGCTGTCCGACAGCTACATCTCGCTGATCGAGAGCGACAAGCGGGTGCCCGCCCCCAGCGTGATCGAGCTGCTGGCGGCCAAGCTCAACTGCTCGGCGACCTACCTCGTCAGCGGGGTCAGCGAGGAGGTCGTCGACGACCTGCGGGTGACCCTGGACTACGCCGAGATCGCGCTGCAGAACGGCGCCGCCGCCGAGGCCCGCGCCCGGTTCGCCGACGTGCTGGCCAACACCGACGCCGTCGCGCTGCCGGAGCTGCTGGCGCAGGCCCGCTGGGGGCACGCGCTGGCGCTGGAGGCGGCCGGCGAGCTGGAGGACGCCATCGAGGAGCTGCGCCGCCTCACCCAGGAGACCTCCGCCGAGGCCGACCTGGAGCAGTGGGCCAGGGTGCACGTGGCGCTGAGCCGCTGCCTGCGCGAGCGCGGCGACATCAGCGCGGGCGTGGAGGTCGCCGAGGAGGCGCTGCGCAGGCTGCTGGCCTCCGGCGCCGAGTCCACCGATGGAGCGGTGCATCTGGGCGCGTCCCTGCTGGCCGCCTACATCGAACGCGGCGACCTGGTGCGCGCCCGGCAGCTCGCCGAGCAGCTCATCGAACGGGCCGAGCGGATCGGCAGCCCCAAGGCGCGGATGGCCGCCTACTGGGAGGCCGCCTACGTGGCCGAGGTGCGCGGCGACTACGAGGAGGGCATGGCGCTGGCCGAGCGGGCGCTGCCGCTGCTGGGCGCCCTCGACGACACCCGCAGCCTGTCCCGGCTGCGCATCGTGTACGCCGGGCTGCTCCTGCGGGCCCGTCCCGAGCAGGCCGAACGCGCCCGCGAGCTGCTGCTGCGCACCCGCGAGGAGATCAACTCCAGCGCCGCCGGGGAGATCGACGTGGCGCTGTGCCTGATCGAGCTGGCCCGGGCGGAGACCGCGCTGGGCCGCCCCGCCGAGGCGGTCACCCTCGCCCACGAGGCCCTGGACCTGCTCGGCGACGCCCCCCGGCGGGCCAGCGCGATGGCGCTGACCGTGCTGGGCGAGGCGTACGTCCGGCTGGGCCGCACCGGGGACGCGGTCGAGGTGCTGACCCGGGCCGCCACCCACATGGAGGAGATGGAGTCCTCCCGGGAGGCCGCGCAGGCCTGGTTCGACCTGGCCGAGCTGCTGGGGGAGACCGGCGCGGCCGACGGTCCCCGGCTGGGCGCCTACCGCCGCGCGCTGGCCTGCGCCGGGCTCTGA
- the pucL gene encoding factor-independent urate hydroxylase, whose amino-acid sequence MGIALGPNRYGKAETRVVRVTRDGDVHRVKDLNVSVALSGDMTEVHLRGDNAAVLPTDTQKNTVFALARKHGIASAEEFALLLARHFTGSQPTIRTARVSVEEYAWDRIPVTGHSFVRRGQEVRTARVVHSEEGAHVVSGVRDLTVLNSTGSEFRGYIRDEYTTLPEAADRILATDVHAEWRHLTPEGDWDASYAEVRRILLETFAGTYSRSLQQTLYAMGRRVLEERPEICEVRLAMPNKHHFVVDLEPFGMDNPNEVFFAADRPYGLIEGTVLRDDAPAAEEAWQ is encoded by the coding sequence ATGGGCATCGCGCTGGGACCCAACCGATACGGCAAGGCGGAGACCCGGGTGGTGCGGGTGACCCGGGACGGGGACGTGCACCGCGTCAAGGACCTGAACGTGAGCGTCGCGCTGTCCGGCGACATGACCGAGGTCCACCTGCGCGGGGACAACGCGGCGGTGCTGCCCACCGACACCCAGAAGAACACCGTGTTCGCGCTGGCCCGCAAGCACGGGATCGCCTCCGCCGAGGAGTTCGCGCTGCTGCTGGCGCGGCACTTCACCGGATCCCAGCCGACGATCCGCACGGCCCGGGTGTCGGTCGAGGAGTACGCCTGGGACCGCATCCCGGTGACCGGTCACTCGTTCGTCCGCCGCGGCCAGGAGGTCCGCACCGCGCGGGTGGTGCACTCCGAGGAGGGCGCCCATGTGGTGTCGGGGGTGCGGGACCTGACGGTGCTGAACTCCACGGGCTCGGAGTTCCGCGGCTACATCAGGGACGAGTACACGACCCTGCCCGAGGCGGCCGACCGGATCCTGGCCACCGACGTCCACGCCGAGTGGCGGCATCTGACTCCCGAGGGCGACTGGGACGCCTCCTACGCGGAGGTGCGGCGGATCCTGCTGGAGACGTTCGCGGGCACCTACAGCCGGTCGCTGCAGCAGACGCTGTACGCGATGGGCCGCCGGGTGCTGGAGGAACGCCCCGAGATCTGCGAGGTCCGGCTGGCGATGCCCAACAAGCACCACTTCGTCGTGGACCTGGAGCCGTTCGGGATGGACAACCCGAACGAGGTCTTCTTCGCCGCCGACCGCCCGTACGGGCTGATCGAGGGCACCGTGCTGCGCGACGACGCGCCCGCCGCCGAGGAGGCTTGGCAATGA
- the pucD gene encoding xanthine dehydrogenase subunit D produces the protein MTSTETSRETVPHGVGDSAPRPDGVLKVTGEFAYSSDLWMDDMVWGVTLRSPHPRARIRGIDVSAALKVPGVHAVLTHEDVPGDKFYGLEHHDQPVLAIDQVRYQGEPVALVAADHPETARRARDRIRVDYEVAEPLTDARRAALDPSYPKVHRSGNVVRHQPIRVGDVERAKELAEIVVRGEYEVGMQDQAFLGPESGLAVPAEDGGVDLYIATQWLHVDQDQIAPCLGLPADKVRLTLAGVGGAFGAREDLSMQIHACMLALRTGRPVKIVYGREESFFGHVHRHPATLRYEHGATRDGRLVYVEAEIILDGGAYASTTSAVTGNAASLGIGPYEVPNVRIDAYGVYTNNPPCGAMRGFGAVQACFAYESQMDRLAAACGLDPVEVRIRNAIGEGSRLATGQVVDMPAPLTELLERVRAFPPPPPADTSDLRNLPGGVSNTTHGEGVRRGVGYGIGIKNICYSEGFDDHSTARVRLEVVGGEPAVLVHTAAAEVGQGLVTLQAQIARTELGVAQVTVAPADTNVGSAGSSSASRQSYMTGGAVKAACEAVRERVLKLAEERLGISTAGAVLRDGRIVAADGGTLASLADVLDGEAVEETREFHHRRTTPLDPLTGQGNSHVQFAFCVHRAVVDVDVELGLVKVVELAAVQDVGKILNPIALEGQIHGGTAQGLGLALMEEIQVEGGRIRNPSFTDYLIPTILDMPPMRMQILEHADPHSPYGLRGAGEPPTLSSTPAVVAAVRDATGLPLSRVPVRPEHITMPRSTGPA, from the coding sequence ATGACCAGCACCGAGACCAGCAGGGAGACCGTCCCGCACGGGGTGGGCGACAGCGCGCCCCGCCCGGACGGGGTGCTGAAGGTCACCGGGGAGTTCGCCTACTCCTCGGACCTGTGGATGGACGACATGGTGTGGGGCGTGACGCTGCGCAGCCCCCATCCGCGCGCCCGGATCCGCGGGATCGACGTCTCCGCGGCGCTGAAGGTGCCGGGGGTGCACGCGGTCCTCACGCACGAGGACGTTCCCGGGGACAAGTTCTACGGGCTGGAGCACCACGACCAGCCGGTGCTGGCGATCGACCAGGTGCGCTACCAGGGCGAGCCGGTGGCGCTGGTGGCGGCGGACCATCCGGAGACCGCGCGGCGCGCCCGGGACCGGATCCGGGTGGACTACGAGGTGGCCGAGCCGCTGACCGACGCGCGGCGGGCGGCGCTGGACCCGTCGTACCCGAAGGTCCACCGGAGCGGCAACGTCGTGCGGCACCAGCCGATCCGGGTCGGCGACGTGGAACGCGCCAAGGAACTGGCCGAGATCGTGGTCCGCGGCGAGTACGAGGTCGGGATGCAGGACCAGGCGTTCCTCGGCCCCGAGTCCGGCCTGGCGGTGCCCGCCGAGGACGGCGGCGTGGACCTGTACATCGCCACCCAGTGGCTGCACGTGGACCAGGACCAGATCGCCCCGTGCCTGGGACTGCCCGCCGACAAGGTGCGGCTGACGCTGGCCGGGGTGGGCGGGGCGTTCGGCGCCCGCGAGGACCTGTCCATGCAGATCCACGCCTGCATGCTGGCGCTGCGCACCGGCCGCCCCGTCAAGATCGTGTACGGCCGGGAGGAGTCGTTCTTCGGGCACGTGCACCGGCATCCGGCGACGCTGCGCTACGAGCACGGGGCGACCCGCGACGGCCGGCTGGTCTACGTGGAGGCCGAGATCATCCTGGACGGCGGCGCGTACGCCTCCACCACCTCGGCGGTCACCGGGAACGCGGCGTCGCTGGGCATCGGCCCGTACGAGGTCCCGAACGTCAGGATCGACGCCTACGGCGTCTACACCAACAACCCGCCGTGCGGGGCGATGCGGGGCTTCGGGGCGGTGCAGGCGTGCTTCGCCTACGAGTCGCAGATGGACCGGCTCGCCGCCGCCTGCGGCCTGGACCCGGTCGAGGTGCGGATCCGCAACGCCATCGGCGAGGGCTCGCGGCTGGCCACCGGCCAGGTCGTGGACATGCCCGCCCCGCTGACCGAGTTGCTGGAACGGGTGCGGGCGTTCCCGCCTCCCCCGCCCGCCGACACCTCCGACCTGCGGAACCTGCCCGGCGGGGTGTCCAACACCACCCACGGCGAGGGCGTGCGGCGCGGCGTCGGCTACGGCATCGGGATCAAGAACATCTGCTACTCGGAGGGCTTCGACGACCACTCCACCGCCCGGGTCCGGCTCGAGGTGGTGGGCGGCGAGCCCGCCGTGCTGGTGCACACGGCCGCCGCCGAGGTCGGCCAGGGCCTGGTCACCCTGCAGGCGCAGATCGCCCGCACCGAGCTGGGCGTGGCGCAGGTGACGGTCGCGCCCGCCGACACGAACGTGGGCTCGGCGGGCTCCTCCAGCGCGTCCCGCCAGTCGTACATGACCGGCGGCGCGGTCAAGGCCGCCTGCGAGGCGGTCCGGGAACGGGTGCTCAAGCTGGCCGAGGAACGCCTGGGGATCTCCACGGCCGGGGCCGTGCTGCGGGACGGGCGGATCGTGGCGGCCGACGGCGGGACCCTGGCGTCGCTGGCCGACGTGCTGGACGGGGAGGCGGTGGAGGAGACCCGCGAGTTCCACCACCGCCGCACCACGCCGCTGGACCCGCTGACCGGGCAGGGGAACTCGCACGTGCAGTTCGCGTTCTGCGTGCACCGCGCGGTGGTGGACGTGGACGTGGAGCTGGGGCTGGTCAAGGTCGTGGAACTGGCCGCCGTGCAGGACGTGGGGAAGATCCTGAACCCGATCGCGCTGGAGGGGCAGATCCACGGCGGCACCGCGCAGGGGCTCGGGCTGGCGCTGATGGAGGAGATCCAGGTCGAGGGCGGGCGGATCCGCAACCCCTCGTTCACCGACTACCTGATCCCGACGATCCTGGACATGCCGCCGATGCGGATGCAGATCCTGGAGCACGCCGACCCGCACTCGCCGTACGGGCTGCGCGGTGCGGGCGAGCCGCCGACGCTGTCGTCCACCCCGGCGGTGGTGGCGGCGGTCCGGGACGCCACCGGACTGCCGCTGAGCCGGGTTCCGGTCCGCCCGGAGCACATCACCATGCCCCGTTCCACCGGCCCGGCATAG